In the genome of Crassaminicella thermophila, the window AATAGTGGTGCATGATGCTTATGAAGCATTAAAAGATAGAAAATTAGGACATTGGGAAATAAAGGAAGCTTTAAAAGGTAAAAGTATTGCAAATGAATATAATTTAAAAGAATATGGAAGAACCATGTATGTTACTGTTCCAATAGTATTAAATGATCAAGTGCATGGTGTGGTTTTTATTTCGTCTTCTCTTGAAGATATATATAGAAAAATTCAAAATATTATGAAGAGCTATATGATATTGTCTGTATTATGTGTAGGTATTACTGGATTTATTAGCTTTGTATTTGCTCATGTTATTGCTAATCCAATAGAAAAACTTACAGATAGCATAAAAAAAATGTATAATGGTAATTTAGAACAAAAGGTAGAGATTATAGGAAATGATGAATTAACAAATCTCGCAGGTGCATTTAATATGATGAGTACCAAATTATCTCAAGTAGATAAACAAAGAAAAGAATTTGTTGCTAATGTATCTCATGAATTAAGAACACCTTTGAGTGCAATGAAATTGTTGTCAGAGTCATTATTACATCAAGAAAAGGTAGATCCTAAAACTTATAGAGAATTTTTTAGTGATATCGCTTCGGAAGTAGATAGATTAGACAGGATTATAGAAAGCTTACTAGCATTAGTAGATATAGATAAAGGAAAATTAGAACTAGATTATCAAGTTACATATGTTAATTATTTACTAGAAAAATTAATACGTCCACTAAAACCTTTAGCAGATAAGAAACAAATTGATATAGATTTTGTTAATTTAGAAAAAGTACAAATTCAACTAGATCGAATTAAAATTCAACAAGCTCTAACAAATATTATCAATAATGCTATAAAATATACTCCTGAAGGTGGAAAAATCAAAATATCCCTATATACAGAACATGATGAAGTAATTATAAAGATTCAAGATAATGGCATTGGTATACCTGAGGAGAGTCTACCTTATATATTTGAAAGATTTTATAGAGTTGATAAAGCAAGAGCAAGAAAAACTGGAGGTACCGGATTAGGACTAGCAATAACAAAGCAAATTATAGAACTTCATCAAGGGAAAATAGAAGTAATAAGTCAATTAAATAAAGGAACAACATTTTATATATATTTACCCCAAAATATTGGTTTGAATGGTTAACATTTTATAGGAGGTAGTAATTTGAGAATTCTTTATAAAGTATTAATTTTGTTATTATTAGTTATTGCATTGACATATGCTTTAACAAACATAAGGCATAATGATGATTTTAACAAAAATCAAATACCTATTGCACCAGTACCTGACAAGAGAAGATATGAATTAAAATTATACTTTGGTAATCCTCAAAATGATGCCTTAACTGTCGAAAGACGTGTTATTGTTTCTTCTGAGCAAAGAGAAGAGAAACTAATTGTTGAGGAATTGATAAAAGGTCCTAGAAATAAAATTTTAAATACCTTTATACCTAAGCAAACAAGAATTATTTCAATCAATACAATAGAAGGAATTTGTTATGTAAACTTTTCAAAAGAAATACTAAATAATCCATGGAGAAAAATAAATGAGGATATGATGATCTGGTCTGTTGTAAATTCACTTACAGAGGTTGAATATATTCATGCAGTGCAAATATTAGTCGAAGGCAATAAAGATGTGTTCGAAAAAATTTACTCATTAAAAGAACCTCTCTATAGAAATGAAAAAGTGTTGATGGATAAGGTTATTACACCTATTGATACTTTTACACGATTTATAGAATATTTAAAAACAGATAATTATCAAAAAGCATATAAAATGTTAGATAAATCTAGCAAAGAAAATTTAGATTTTGTAAAGTTTAAATTAATAATAGGTAATTATGCCAAACAAATGAAAAACTACCATATTTATATGTATCAAACTCAAAAATATAGCAGTGGTGTAGTATTAGTAATTAATTTTAGAAAAACAACCATATCTATTTCTGATGAAGAAGATGAAATGATTGAAAAATGGAAGCTTATATATGAAAATGGATTATGGAAAATTGTATTACCTATCTAGAAAAATATAGGTAAAATAAGCTAGATTGA includes:
- a CDS encoding HAMP domain-containing sensor histidine kinase: MISLFINEVIYKNYIDEKKSSLLLQGNIIADRVIAYHIDINRSRNGIDHIIKKYSKEIKSRVMIINKKGIVVHDAYEALKDRKLGHWEIKEALKGKSIANEYNLKEYGRTMYVTVPIVLNDQVHGVVFISSSLEDIYRKIQNIMKSYMILSVLCVGITGFISFVFAHVIANPIEKLTDSIKKMYNGNLEQKVEIIGNDELTNLAGAFNMMSTKLSQVDKQRKEFVANVSHELRTPLSAMKLLSESLLHQEKVDPKTYREFFSDIASEVDRLDRIIESLLALVDIDKGKLELDYQVTYVNYLLEKLIRPLKPLADKKQIDIDFVNLEKVQIQLDRIKIQQALTNIINNAIKYTPEGGKIKISLYTEHDEVIIKIQDNGIGIPEESLPYIFERFYRVDKARARKTGGTGLGLAITKQIIELHQGKIEVISQLNKGTTFYIYLPQNIGLNG
- a CDS encoding GerMN domain-containing protein, whose protein sequence is MRILYKVLILLLLVIALTYALTNIRHNDDFNKNQIPIAPVPDKRRYELKLYFGNPQNDALTVERRVIVSSEQREEKLIVEELIKGPRNKILNTFIPKQTRIISINTIEGICYVNFSKEILNNPWRKINEDMMIWSVVNSLTEVEYIHAVQILVEGNKDVFEKIYSLKEPLYRNEKVLMDKVITPIDTFTRFIEYLKTDNYQKAYKMLDKSSKENLDFVKFKLIIGNYAKQMKNYHIYMYQTQKYSSGVVLVINFRKTTISISDEEDEMIEKWKLIYENGLWKIVLPI